Proteins co-encoded in one Pleurodeles waltl isolate 20211129_DDA chromosome 2_2, aPleWal1.hap1.20221129, whole genome shotgun sequence genomic window:
- the BCL2 gene encoding apoptosis regulator Bcl-2 isoform X2 produces MERRYDHREIVAKYLHHKLAQRGYEWRYQEWSAREEESGRNGPPPGLPDEAANPGNTANLSEATGQSVVPTAAQPGVSTVDHLPREPPAEIHRTLQWATDEFSRRYCRDFGHLSEQLLCPTPPGTARARFNTVAEELFRDGVNWGRIVAFFEFGGALSLESIHREMAPQLVDGIASWMTEYLDHHLQRWILDNGGWNSLMPLPQRKQLTFTSRK; encoded by the coding sequence ATGGAAAGAAGGTACGATCACCGGGAGATCGTGGCAAAGTATCTCCACCACAAACTTGCGCAAAGGGGGTATGAGTGGAGGTACCAGGAGTGGAGTGCTCGCGAAGAGGAATCTGGAAGAAATGGGCCACCTCCAGGACTTCCAGATGAAGCTGCTAATCCTGGCAATACTGCTAATCTTTCTGAAGCCACTGGTCAAAGTGTCGTGCCCACTGCTGCTCAACCTGGTGTCAGCACGGTGGACCACCTACCCCGGGAACCGCCTGCCGAGATCCACCGCACTCTGCAGTGGGCCACTGATGAGTTTTCCCGGCGGTACTGCCGTGACTTTGGCCACCTTTCCGAGCAGCtgctttgccccacacctcctggcACAGCACGGGCGCGCTTCAACACGGTGGCTGAAGAGCTGTTCCGTGACGGAGTCAACTGGGGTCGCATTGTGGCCTTCTTTGAGTTTGGTGGAGCCCTGAGCCTGGAGAGTATCCACCGTGAGATGGCACCCCAGCTGGTCGATGGTATTGCCTCATGGATGACCGAGTACCTTGACCACCACTTGCAGCGCTGGATCCTGGACAACGGCGGTTGG